One genomic region from Nostoc sphaeroides encodes:
- the petH gene encoding ferredoxin--NADP reductase, whose product MYNQGAVEGAANTELGSRIFLYEVVGLRQSEETDQTNYPIRKSGSVFIRVPYNRMNQEMRRITRLGGTIVSIQPVTALQPVNGKASLGNATSVVSELATSGETANSEGNGKATPVNAHSAEENKDKKGNTMTQAKAKKDHGDVPVNTYRPNAPFIGKVISNEPLVKEGGIGIVQHLKFDLSGSDLKYIEGQSIGIIPPGSDKNGKPEKLRLYSIASTRHGDDVDDKTVSLCVRQLEYKHPETGETVYGVCSTHLCFLKPGEEVKITGPVGKEMLLPNDPDANVIMMATGTGIAPMRAYLWRQFKDAERAANPEYQFKGFSWLIFGVPTTPNLLYKEELEEIQQKYPDNFRLTAAISREQKNPQGGRMYIQDRVAEHADELWQLIKNEKTHTYICGLRGMEEGIDAALTAAAAKEGVTWSVYQKEIKKAGRWHVETY is encoded by the coding sequence ATGTACAATCAAGGTGCTGTTGAGGGTGCTGCCAACACAGAATTAGGTAGCCGCATCTTCCTTTATGAAGTGGTGGGTTTGCGTCAGAGCGAAGAAACCGATCAAACTAACTACCCAATTCGGAAAAGTGGCAGTGTGTTCATCAGAGTGCCTTACAACCGGATGAATCAAGAAATGCGACGTATCACTCGTCTAGGCGGCACAATTGTTAGCATTCAGCCTGTAACTGCGCTACAGCCAGTTAATGGTAAAGCCTCACTTGGGAATGCTACAAGCGTTGTCAGCGAGTTAGCTACATCTGGGGAAACTGCTAACAGTGAAGGGAATGGTAAAGCCACACCTGTGAATGCTCATAGTGCTGAAGAGAACAAGGACAAGAAAGGCAACACCATGACTCAAGCGAAAGCCAAAAAAGACCACGGTGACGTTCCTGTTAATACTTATCGTCCCAATGCTCCGTTTATTGGTAAGGTAATATCTAACGAACCGCTAGTTAAAGAAGGCGGTATTGGTATTGTTCAACACCTTAAATTTGACCTCTCTGGGAGTGATTTAAAGTATATAGAAGGTCAAAGTATTGGGATTATTCCGCCAGGATCAGACAAGAATGGCAAGCCAGAAAAACTTAGACTCTATTCCATCGCCTCAACTCGTCATGGCGATGATGTAGATGATAAAACCGTATCACTGTGCGTCCGCCAATTGGAGTACAAGCACCCAGAAACTGGCGAAACAGTCTACGGAGTTTGCTCTACACACCTGTGTTTCCTCAAGCCAGGGGAAGAGGTAAAAATTACCGGGCCTGTGGGTAAGGAAATGTTGTTACCCAATGACCCTGATGCTAATGTCATCATGATGGCAACCGGAACAGGTATTGCACCGATGCGGGCTTATCTGTGGCGTCAGTTTAAAGATGCAGAAAGAGCAGCTAACCCAGAATACCAATTTAAAGGATTCTCTTGGTTAATATTTGGCGTTCCGACAACTCCAAACCTTTTATATAAGGAAGAACTGGAAGAAATTCAACAAAAATATCCTGATAACTTCCGCCTGACTGCTGCCATCAGCCGCGAACAAAAAAATCCCCAAGGCGGTAGAATGTATATTCAAGACCGCGTAGCTGAACACGCAGATGAATTGTGGCAATTGATTAAAAATGAAAAAACCCACACCTACATCTGCGGTTTGCGCGGTATGGAAGAAGGTATTGATGCAGCCTTAACTGCTGCTGCTGCTAAGGAAGGCGTAACCTGGAGTGTTTACCAGAAGGAAATCAAGAAAGCTGGTCGCTGGCACGTAGAAACTTACTAA
- a CDS encoding homoserine dehydrogenase: protein MGVKLGILGLGTVGTGTVQLLQDSAGRHPLLQEIEIYRVGVRSLDKPRGVELSTEVLTTDLESIVNDPAVDIVVEVMGGLEPARSLILKALSNGKHVVTANKAAIARFGAEIFTTANEAGVYVMLEAAVGGGIPVIQPLKQSLSVNRIHTVTGIVNGTTNYILTRMQTEGSNFNDVLADAQRLGYAEADPTADVDGLDAADKIAILASLGFGGRINLQDVYTEGIRQVSKTDIAYAEKLGFVIKLLAIAKRDTPSSPLSVRVHPTLVPQAHPLASINGVYNAILVEGEPIGQVMFFGPGAGAGATASAVTSDILNLIAVLKTNTAVANPLLACGHQEYCEIAPMAELITRFYARFLTNDQPGVIGKLGTCFGNYGVSIESIVQTGFQGELAEIVVVTHDVREGNFRQALAEIRNLSAIESIPSLLRVL from the coding sequence GTGGGTGTGAAACTAGGAATACTGGGATTAGGCACCGTGGGAACGGGAACAGTGCAGTTGTTGCAAGATAGCGCTGGGCGTCACCCATTGTTGCAAGAGATAGAAATCTATCGTGTGGGAGTGCGATCGCTAGATAAGCCCCGTGGAGTAGAATTGTCTACGGAAGTCTTAACTACAGATTTAGAATCAATTGTCAACGATCCGGCGGTAGATATAGTTGTCGAGGTAATGGGTGGACTGGAGCCGGCGCGATCGCTCATCCTCAAAGCTTTAAGTAATGGAAAGCATGTAGTCACTGCCAATAAAGCAGCGATCGCCCGCTTTGGGGCGGAAATTTTCACAACGGCTAATGAAGCTGGCGTATACGTCATGTTAGAAGCTGCTGTGGGTGGTGGCATTCCGGTGATTCAACCCCTAAAGCAGTCGTTAAGTGTTAACCGTATTCATACGGTAACAGGCATCGTGAACGGTACAACGAACTACATACTGACACGGATGCAGACCGAAGGTAGCAACTTCAATGATGTTTTAGCTGATGCCCAGCGATTGGGTTATGCTGAGGCTGACCCCACAGCCGATGTGGATGGCTTAGACGCAGCAGATAAAATTGCTATTCTGGCATCATTAGGCTTTGGTGGACGCATCAACTTACAAGATGTTTATACTGAGGGGATTCGGCAAGTTAGCAAAACAGATATTGCTTATGCTGAAAAATTGGGATTTGTGATTAAATTGTTGGCGATCGCTAAACGTGATACTCCCTCATCTCCCCTTTCTGTGAGAGTTCACCCTACCTTAGTGCCCCAAGCCCACCCTTTGGCTAGCATCAACGGCGTTTACAATGCCATTCTTGTGGAAGGAGAACCAATTGGGCAAGTAATGTTTTTTGGCCCCGGTGCTGGTGCTGGTGCAACCGCCAGTGCTGTAACATCAGATATTTTGAATTTAATTGCTGTCCTCAAAACCAATACAGCAGTTGCAAATCCATTATTAGCTTGTGGACATCAGGAATACTGCGAAATTGCGCCGATGGCAGAATTGATCACTCGGTTTTATGCCCGTTTTCTCACCAATGACCAACCGGGAGTTATTGGTAAATTGGGTACTTGCTTTGGTAACTATGGCGTTAGCATAGAGTCAATTGTCCAAACTGGCTTTCAAGGGGAACTAGCAGAGATTGTAGTTGTTACTCATGATGTGCGGGAAGGTAATTTTCGGCAAGCTTTGGCAGAAATTCGGAATTTGTCAGCGATCGAAAGCATTCCCAGCTTACTCCGTGTACTTTGA
- a CDS encoding phosphoribulokinase — MTNKPERVVLIGVAGDSGCGKSTFLRRLIDLFGEDLMTVICLDDYHSLDRKQRKETGITALDPRANNFDLMYEQIKALKSGQGIDKPIYNHETGLIDPPERIEPNHIIVVEGLHPLYDERVRSLIDFSVYFDISDEVKIAWKIQRDMAERGHRYEDVLAQINSRKPDFDKFIEPQREFADVVLQVLPTNLIKNDTERRVLRVRMLQREGKEGFDPTYLFDEGSTINWTPCGRKLTCSYPGMQLYYGSDVYYGRYVSVLEVDGQFDNLEEVIYIETHLSNTSTKYQGELTHLLLQHREYPGSNNGTGFFQVLTGLKMRAAYERLTATEAKLAVQV; from the coding sequence ATGACAAATAAGCCGGAACGCGTGGTACTGATTGGAGTAGCCGGAGACTCTGGGTGCGGGAAATCTACGTTTTTGCGTCGTTTGATTGATTTGTTTGGTGAAGATTTAATGACAGTCATTTGCTTGGATGACTATCATTCCCTAGATCGCAAACAGCGTAAAGAAACTGGGATAACGGCATTAGACCCCAGAGCAAACAATTTTGACCTGATGTATGAGCAAATTAAAGCGCTCAAAAGTGGTCAAGGGATTGATAAGCCGATTTATAACCACGAAACTGGCTTAATTGATCCGCCAGAACGGATTGAGCCGAATCATATTATAGTTGTTGAAGGGCTGCATCCTTTATATGATGAGCGGGTGCGATCGCTAATCGACTTTAGTGTTTATTTTGATATTAGCGATGAAGTCAAAATTGCCTGGAAAATCCAGCGAGATATGGCTGAACGCGGTCATCGCTACGAAGATGTCTTAGCGCAAATCAATTCCCGCAAACCTGACTTTGATAAGTTTATCGAACCACAAAGAGAATTTGCTGATGTGGTTCTGCAAGTATTACCCACCAACTTAATCAAAAACGACACGGAGCGCAGAGTCTTGCGGGTACGTATGCTTCAGCGCGAAGGTAAGGAAGGCTTTGATCCAACCTACCTATTTGATGAAGGGTCAACAATCAATTGGACTCCTTGTGGACGCAAACTGACCTGTTCTTATCCTGGTATGCAACTGTACTACGGTTCAGATGTTTACTACGGCCGCTATGTCTCAGTACTAGAGGTCGATGGTCAATTTGACAACTTGGAAGAAGTAATTTATATCGAAACCCATCTTAGCAATACATCCACTAAATATCAGGGTGAATTGACTCACTTGTTACTCCAGCACCGCGAGTATCCAGGTTCCAATAATGGTACTGGTTTCTTCCAAGTGCTTACCGGTTTGAAAATGCGTGCTGCTTATGAGCGCCTAACAGCTACGGAAGCAAAGTTAGCAGTTCAAGTTTAA
- a CDS encoding Uma2 family endonuclease: protein MTSATDPSTAFTPFPDHTQLPESDGTFVKNFQEHPQSILLTDSIKPILQKRHPDGQYCIGQDSGIYWRITDPPEKGAEAPDWFYVGNVPPTLDGQTRRSYVLWREFIAPLIALEFVSGDGSEERDKTPWKGKFWIYEQVIRPPFYGIYEVNKASVEVYELIGGQYQLLTANERGHYPINPLGVELEIWQGQYYTMELPWLRWWDLEGNLLLTGEERADRLTAQLRRRGAACR, encoded by the coding sequence ATGACCTCTGCAACCGATCCATCCACCGCCTTCACCCCGTTCCCAGACCATACACAACTTCCTGAGTCTGATGGTACTTTCGTGAAAAACTTTCAGGAACATCCCCAAAGCATTCTCTTAACAGACTCGATTAAACCGATATTACAAAAACGTCATCCTGATGGGCAATACTGTATTGGTCAAGATAGCGGTATCTACTGGCGCATCACTGACCCCCCAGAAAAAGGCGCAGAAGCACCAGACTGGTTTTATGTAGGGAATGTACCCCCTACTCTAGATGGGCAAACGCGCAGGTCTTATGTATTATGGCGAGAATTTATTGCCCCATTAATTGCCTTAGAATTTGTTTCTGGGGATGGTAGTGAGGAGCGAGATAAAACTCCTTGGAAGGGGAAATTTTGGATTTATGAGCAGGTGATTCGTCCTCCCTTCTACGGCATTTATGAAGTGAATAAAGCCAGTGTAGAAGTTTATGAATTAATTGGTGGACAATATCAGTTATTAACAGCAAATGAACGCGGACATTATCCCATAAATCCTTTAGGAGTTGAGTTAGAAATTTGGCAGGGACAATATTACACTATGGAATTACCTTGGCTACGCTGGTGGGATTTGGAAGGTAATTTGTTGTTGACTGGTGAAGAAAGAGCCGATCGCTTGACTGCTCAACTGCGTAGACGCGGAGCGGCTTGTCGTTAG